Proteins encoded by one window of Anopheles maculipalpis chromosome 2RL, idAnoMacuDA_375_x, whole genome shotgun sequence:
- the LOC126568759 gene encoding clustered mitochondria protein homolog, which yields MALETESVQSPEAVAEMVSSPGADGIVGGDSGGKKKGFAKNKKQNVKSKTPPVGGDSKETIGNGHVEQNGLNGHLSSEESDPATTTVNDADADEKNGAGVAGGGAPSEASATGDDDVMKLMQETGFTVQVLSPGVEPLSIQVSSMELVQEIHQLLMDREDTCHRTCFSLQLDGRTLDNFAELKNIDGLQEGSVIRVVEEPYTMREARIHVRHVRDLLKSLDPADAYNGVDCSSLTFLHTITMGDIMEKKKTRQESVDCTPPDFIMPGAKERPLLPLQPGSGKKGNPQPLKVLTTSAWNPPPGPRKLHGDLMYLYVVTMEDKRLHISACSRGFYVNQSTDDTFNPQPANPSYLSHSLIDLLSQISATFRRCFSQMQKKRTQRHPFERVATPYQVYTWTAPALEHTIDAIRAEDTFSSKLGYEEHIPGQTRDWNEELQTTRELPRATLPERLLRERAIFKVHSDFVTAATRGAMAVIDGNVMPINPGEDAKTQMFIWNNIFFSLGFDVRDHYKELGGDAAAFVAPRNDLHGVRVYSAVDVEGLYTLGTVVIDYRGYRVTAQSIIPGILEREQDQSVVYGSIDFGKTVLSHPKYLELLNAAGKHLRIQPHSVYNDKQEAIELCSSVECKGIIGNDGRHYILDLLRTFPPDVNFLVLPDEEEAVGSDSKAMGFPIEHRHKLCCLRQELLEAFVENRYLMFMKLAAVQLQQCVKKKQEQKAGAAQKTSSDESKPAAAIEAAAVEGEKEEAKEISKDAKDVKETATSRPIPKADTEDAKKLVESLISSDQMNESKEVVKRVCEAVGSLKEYEFDIRFNPDVYSPGIRHVDDDPNAARSLRRQKQLVKDAAVFLVKHQIPSFVHECLDHSSAPMDGVTLTELLHNRGINVRYLGKVVDQLAKIKQLEYLHTIAVSELIVRGAKHIFTAYLQQTDVMSMAAAISHFLNCFLTVSTGGYQPVANGNGGDVDGQLADEFGPKSSSSGGGKKQSKQSKRGGKGSGGNGSGGGSSRKTTFSSPLSDNSEWQSLTSKSLWSQIRQELKAYWDFELTVEPSKEGKAATQIDSIEPLIGAFKLQKISLLRAFCLKTGVQIMLQEYAFDQRNRPTFTDADIVNVFPVVKHINPRASDAYNFYTTGQTKIQQGYFQDGYGLISEALNLLNNVYGAMHPENAQCLRMLARLSYIMGDPQEALAIQQRAVLMSERVNGVDHPYTISEYAHLALYCFANSQISTALKLLYRARYLATIVCGENHPDIALMDSNISLILHAVGEYELSLRFLEHALALNIRYYGEKSLKVAVSYHLVARTQSCMGDFRSALVNEKETYAIYKQQLGESHEKTQESSECLRHLTQQAVVLQKKMNFANGKLLSTGLPPIHIQPPSMGSVLDMLNAINGIIFVQISSKEIANFKNEIEKRQKEAGQSQPQQPASVQANQEEVDRMLMETMQKTAAGIPFDEQDGDKKESAVVSEESTKSVEVASS from the exons ATGGCTCTGGAAACGGAAAGTGTACAATCACCGGAAGCCGTCGCCGAAATGGTGTCCTCGCCCGGTGCGGATGGGATTGTAGGTGGCGATTCTGGcggaaaaaagaaag GTTttgctaaaaacaaaaaacagaatgTCAAATCAAAAACACCTCCGGTGGGAGGAGATAGTAAGGAAACGATCGGCAACGGTCACGTGGAACAGAACGGGCTGAATGGACATCTTAGCTCGGAGGAGTCGGATCCGGCGACTACTACCGTAAACGATGCAGATGCGGATGAGAAAAATGGTGCTGGTGTTGCAGGTGGCGGAGCACCGTCGGAAGCATCAGCTAccggcgatgatgatgtgatGAAGCTAATGCAGGAGACCGGCTTCACGGTGCAGGTTCTTTCGCCCGGTGTAGAACCATTGTCGATACAGGTGTCGAGCATGGAGCTGGTGCAGGAGATACACCAGCTGCTGATGGACCGTGAAGACACTTGCCACCGGACCTGCTTTTCACTGCAACTCGATGGTCGCACGTTGGATAATTTTGCCGAGCTTAAAAACATCGATGGACTGCAGGAAGGTTCGGTAATTCGGGTGGTCGAAGAACCGTACACAATGCGTGAGGCGCGTATTCATGTGCGTCACGTGCGCGATCTTCTAAAATCGCTCGACCCGGCGGATGCGTATAACGGGGTGGACTGTAGTTCACTTACCTTCCTGCATACGATCACGATGGGTGACAttatggagaagaaaaagacacgCCAAGAAAGTGTGGACTGTACACCGCCCGATTTTATCATGCCGGGTGCGAAAGAGCGTCCGTTGCTTCCACTACAACCAGGATCGGGCAAAAAGGGCAATCCACAGCCGCTGAAGGTGTTAACAACGTCGGCCTGGAATCCACCGCCTGGGCCACGCAAACTGCACGGTGACCTGATGTATCTGTACGTCGTGACGATGGAAGACAAGCGGCTACACATTTCCGCCTGTTCGCGTGGATTCTACGTCAATCAGTCGACAGACGACACATTCAATCCGCAACCGGCTAACCCGAGCTACCTCTCACACTCGCTGATCGATCTGTTATCGCAGATATCGGCCACCTTCCGGCGATGCTTCTCTCAGATGCAAAAGAAACGCACCCAGCGGCATCCGTTTGAGCGTGTGGCGACACCGTACCAGGTCTACACATGGACCGCTCCCGCATTGGAGCACACGATCGAtgccatccgagcggaggacaCGTTCTCGTCGAAACTTGGCTACGAAGAGCACATCCCAGGCCAGACACGCGACTGGAACGAAGAGCTACAGACAACGCGGGAACTGCCGCGAGCAACGCTGCCCGAACGTTTGCTGCGCGAGCGAGCCATTTTCAAGGTGCATAGCGATTTCGTAACGGCAGCAACACGTGGCGCGATGGCCGTTATCGATGGCAACGTAATGCCGATCAATCCGGGCGAGGACGCGAAAACGCAGATGTTTATTTGGAATAATATCTTTTTCTCGCTCGGGTTTGATGTGCGCGATCATTACAAGGAGCTCGGCGGAGATGCGGCTGCCTTTGTGGCACCACGCAACGATCTGcacggtgtgcgtgtgtatagTGCGGTGGACGTCGAAGGACTCTACACGCTCGGTACGGTAGTGATCGATTACCGTGGCTATCGCGTCACGGCACAGTCCATTATACCGGGCATTTTGGAGCGTGAGCAAGACCAATCAGTTGTGTATGGATCGATCGACTTCGGAAAGACCGTTCTTTCGCATCCGAAGTATCTCGAGCTGTTGAATGCTGCCGGTAAACATCTGCGAATTCAACCACACAGCGTTTACAACGATAAGCAGGAAGCGATCGAACTGTGCTCGTCGGTAGAATGTAAGGGTATTATCGGTAACGATGGTAGGCACTATATTCTCGATTTGCTCCGTACCTTCCCACCGGATGTCAATTTTCTCGTATTGCCGGACGAAGAGGAAGCGGTTGGAAGCGATAGCAAAGCGATGGGCTTCCCGATTGAACACCGGCACAAGCTGTGCTGTCTTCGGCAGGAATTGTTGGAAGCATTCGTAGAGAATCGCTATCTGATGTTCATGAAGCTGGCCGCCGTACAGTTGCAGCAGTGTGTTAAAAAGAAACAGGAACAAAAGGCAGGCGCTGCACAGAAGACGTCTTCCGATGAGTCGAAACCAGCGGCAGCGATTGAAGCGGCGGCGGTGGAGGGCGAAAAGGAGGAAGCCAAGGAGATTTCAAAGGATGCTAAGGATGTGAAAGAAACGGCAACGTCTCGTCCCATCCCGAAGGCGGACACGGAAGATGCAAAGAAGTTGGTCGAGTCGCTTATTTCAAGCGATCAGATGAACGAAAGTAAGGAAGTGGTGAAGCGCGTGTGCGAAGCAGTTGGTTCGCTGAAGGAATATGAATTTGACATTCGTTTCAATCCGGACGTTTACTCACCCGGCATCCGACACGTGGACGATGATCCGAATGCAGCCCGCTCGTTGCGTCGCCAGAAGCAGCTGGTGAAGGATGCGGCCGTGTTTTTGGTAAAGCACCAAATTCCGAGCTTCGTGCACGAGTGTCTTGACCATTCGTCCGCCCCGATGGATGGTGTTACGCTGACCGAACTGCTGCACAATCGTGGTATTAACGTGCGCTACCTCGGCAAGGTAGTGGATCAGCTGGCAAAGATAAAACAGCTCGAGTACTTGCATACGATCGCCGTGTCGGAGTTGATTGTGCGCGGTGCGAAGCATATCTTCACTGCGTATCTGCAGCAAACGGATGTTATGAGTATGGCGGCCGCGATCAGCCACTTCCTGAACTGCTTCCTAACCGTGTCGACCGGTGGTTACCAACCCGTCGCGAACGGTAATGGTGGCGATGTCGATGGACAGCTGGCGGATGAGTTTGGTCCGAAATCGTCCTCTTCGGGGGGTGGcaagaagcaaagcaaacagagCAAACGTGGTGGCAAAGGAAGTGGTGGaaatggtagtggtggtggtagtagcagaAAAACTACATTTTCGTCTCCTTTGTCCGATAATAGTGAATGGCAGTCGCTGACGTCGAAGTCGCTGTGGTCACAGATCCGACAGGAGCTGAAAGCGTACTGGGATTTTGAATTGACAGTTGAGCCTTCTAAGGAGGGTAAAGCAGCCACCCAAATTGACTCGATTGAACCGCTGATAGGTGCATTCAAATTACAGAAGATAAGCTTGTTGCGTGCGTTCTGTTTGAAGACGGGCGTACAGATTATGCTGCAAGAGTACGCCTTTGATCAGCGCAATAGACCCACGTTTACCGATGCGGATATTGTGAATGTGTTCCCGGTTGTGAAACACATCAATCCACGCGCGTCTGATGCGTACAACTTCTACACGACTGGCCAGACAAAGATTCAGCAGGGTTACTTTCAAGATGGATACGGACTGATTAGCGAGGCGCTTAACCTGCTGAACAACGTGTACGGTGCGATGCATCCGGAGAATGCTCAGTGCTTGCGCATGTTGGCCCGGTTGAGCTACATCATGGGAGATCCACAGGAAGCGCTTGCCATTCAGCAGCGTGCCGTACTGATGAGCGAACGTGTGAATGGTGTCGATCATCCGTATACGATTTCGGAATAT GCCCATCTTGCATTGTACTGCTTTGCTAACAGTCAAATTAGTACCGCACTCAAGTTGCTATACCGTGCCCGATATCTGGCGACTATCGTGTGTGGTGAAAATCATCCAGATATTGCCCTTATGGAT aGCAATATCAGTCTGATCCTTCACGCTGTCGGAGAGTATGAACTATCGCTTCGCTTTTTGGAGCACGCTCTCGCTTTGAACATTCGATACTATGGCGAAAAGTCTCTGAAGGTGGCCGTCAGCTATCATCTGGTGGCCCGAACGCAAAGCTGCATGGGAGACTTCCGATCGGCGCTGGTCAATGAGAAGGAAACGTATGCGATTTACAAGCAACAG CTCGGCGAGAGCCACGAAAAGACGCAAGAATCTTCCGAATGTCTACGCCACCTGACACAGCAAGCGGTTGTGCTGCAGAAGAAGATGAACTTTGCCAACGGAAAGTTGCTGAGCACTGGCTTACCGCCGATCCACATACAACCACCGTCGATGGGCTCGGTGCTGGACATGCTGAACGCAATCAATGGTatcatttttgtacaaattag CTCCAAAGAAATTGCCAACTTCaagaatgaaattgaaaagcgCCAAAAAGAGGCTGGCCAAAGTCAACCGCAGCAACCGGCATCGGTCCAGGCCAACCAGGAGGAGGTCGATCGTATGCTAATGGAAACGATGCAAAAAACGGCCGCCGGTATACCGTTCGATGAACAGGACGGTGACAAGAAGGAAAGCGCAGTAGTATCTGAGGAGTCCACGAAATCGGTTGAAGTGGCGTCGAGTTGA
- the LOC126567392 gene encoding PRKR-interacting protein 1 homolog, translating into MEIRNEVKQKDQEVEKKKFVVRNAADVQRAKLEKLMKNPDKPVMIPAPSKNRDFSTAIPSFVRNVMGSSAGAGSGEFHVYRHLRRKEYARQKQIQEKSHAEQLDDAFQQKLENNRKAAEERTAKKRAKRLKKKAKQKEQRGKKPKLSESGNDMSEDTSEEEEEEDEEGNDGTPVQGTDAGDPPQQERESDKEQNESEKLDDITGKEKDSNRNDEPTQLANQPTENSAPPSEANAEDIQLETEIDPKDRPKDAENMENKILKN; encoded by the exons ATGGAAATACGCAACGAAGTAAAACAGAAGGACCAGGAagtcgaaaagaaaaaatttgtCGTACGCAATGCTGCAGATGTACAGAGAGCCAAATTGGAGAAGCTCATGAAGAACCCG GACAAACCAGTCATGATTCCGGCGCCGAGCAAAAATCGAGACTTCTCCACCGCCATTCCATCGTTTGTGCGAAACGTTATGGGTTCCAGTGCGGGCGCAGGTTCGGGCGAGTTTCACGTATATCGGCATCTGCGCCGGAAGGAGTACGCTCGACAGAAGCAAATTCAAGAGAAAAGTCATGCCGAACAGTTGGATGATGCGTTTCAGCAAAAGCTGGAGAACAACCGGAAAGCCGCTGAGGAACGAACCGCCAAGAAGCGCGCCAAACGTTTGAAGAAAAAGGCGAAACAAAAGGAACAGCGAGGAAAGAAGCCGAAGCTCAGCGAAAGTGGAAATGACATGTCCGAAGATACATctgaggaagaggaggaggaggatgaggaAGGAAACGATGGGACACCCGTTCAAGGTACAGACGCTGGGGATCCTCCGCAGCAGGAACGGGAAAGCGACAAGGAACAAAACGAATCAGAAAAATTAGATGATATTACGGGGAAAGAAAAGGATTCTAATAGGAACGATGAACCAACGCAGCTTGCGAACCAACCCACGGAAAACTCAGCACCACCATCCGAAGCGAATGCCGAAGATATTCAGCTTGAGACTGAAATAGATCCAAAAGATAGACCAAAAGATGCcgaaaatatggaaaataa AATATTAAAGAACTGA
- the LOC126556133 gene encoding lissencephaly-1 homolog, whose translation MKMVLSQRQREELNQAIADYLGSNGYTDALEAFRKEADMPNEIERKYGGLLEKKWTSVIRLQKKVMELEAKLSEAEKEVIEGAPTKAKRTPSDWIPRPPEKFALAGHRATVTRVVFHPVFSMMVSASEDATIKVWDFETGEYERTLKGHTDSVQDLAFDSQGKLLASCSSDLSIKLWDFQQTYECVKTMHGHDHNVSSVSFVPAGDFLLSASRDKTIKMWEVASGYCVKTFTGHREWVRMVRVNVDGSLMASCSNDHSVRVWQTNSKECKAELREHENTVECIAWAPESAAAAINEAAGADNKKGAHQGPFLASGSRDKTIRIWDVSSGLCLFTLAGHDNWVRGIVFHPGGKYMISASDDKTLRIWDLRNKRCMKTLYAHSHFCTSLDMHKSHPYVISGSVDTTVKVWECR comes from the exons TAACCAAGCGATTGCCGATTATCTGGGAAGCAATGGATACACAGACGCCTTGGAAGCCTTCCGGAAGGAGGCAGACATGCCGAACGAGATAGAGCGCAAGTACGGTGGGCTGCTCGAGAAAAAGTGGACCTCCGTTATTCGGCTGCAAAAGAAAGTGATGGAGCTGGAAGCGAAATTGTCCGAGGCGGAGAAGGAAGTGATTGAGGGTGCTCCGACCAAGGCAAAACGCACACCAAGCGATTGGATACCGCGCCCGCCGGAAAAGTTTGCGCTTGCAGGCCACAGAGCCACCGTGACACGGGTTGTGTTCCATCCGGTATTTAGCATGATGGTATCGGCATCGGAGGATGCCACGATCAAGGTGTGGGACTTTGAAACGGGTGAATATGAACGTACGCTCAAGGGTCATACGGACTCGGTACAGGATTTGGCATTCGATTCACAAGGGAAGCTTCTCG cCTCCTGTAGCTCGGATCTGTCAATCAAACTGTGGGATTTCCAGCAGACGTATGAGTGTGTCAAGACAATGCACGGTCATGATCACAATGTGTCATCGGTTTCGTTCGTGCCAGCGGGCGATTTTCTACTGTCTGCGTCCCGTGACAAAACGATCAAGATGTGGGAAGTGGCCAGTGGCTACTGTGTCAAGACGTTCACAGGACATCGGGAATGGGTACGCATGGTTCGGGTGAACGTCGACGGATCGCTGATGGCCTCCTGTTCGAATGACCACTCGGTTCGAGTTTGGCAAACGAACTCCAAGGAATGCAAG GCTGAGCTGCGAGAGCACGAGAATACAGTAGAATGCATTGCCTGGGCCCCGGAATCGGCCGCAGCGGCTATAAACGAGGCAGCCGGAGCAGACAACAAGAAAGGAGCACATCAAGGTCCATTCCTGGCATCGGGATCACGAGACAAAACGATCAGG ATTTGGGACGTCAGCTCCGGACTGTGCCTCTTTACGCTGGCCGGCCACGACAATTGGGTGCGTGGTATCGTGTTTCATCCCGGTGGCAAGTATATGATTTCCGCTAGCGACGACAAAACGCTACGCATCTGGGATCTTCGCAACAAGCGTTGCATGAAAACGCTCTACGCTCACTCACATTTCTGTACATCTTTGG ATATGCATAAGTCCCATCCTTACGTCATATCCGGCAGCGTGGACACGACGGTTAAAGTTTGGGAGTGTCGCTAA
- the LOC126556461 gene encoding alpha-ketoglutarate dehydrogenase component 4 translates to MVMLRSVLSTARRVPLIKFRKGGPFLEAANHTAGGATGSAATTAAPAHARSVSSGEAIEEWQLPARYRRKPIDDVEMEWINRGGPPA, encoded by the exons ATGGTAATGTTGCGCTCCGTGCTTTCTACCGCTCGACGTGTTCCGCTGATCAAGTTCCGTAAGGGTGGCCCTTTCCTGGAGGCAGCCAACCATACGGCGGGTGGTGCAACCGGTTCGGCCGCTACCACAGCAGCTCCAGCG cacGCACGATCCGTGTCATCGGGGGAAGCGATTGAAGAATGGCAGCTGCCGGCCCGGTACCGCAGGAAACCGATCGATGACGTCGAGATGGAGTGGATCAACCGCGGTGGACCGCCGGCTTAG
- the LOC126556080 gene encoding ubiquitin carboxyl-terminal hydrolase calypso, protein MPVDINRLTDGWLELESDPGLFTLLMEDFGVKGVQVEEIYDLQKNLEGQVYGFIFLFRWIEERRARRKIVETTDIYVKDEDAVNNIFFAQQVVPNSCATHALLSVLLNCSDIDLGLTLSRLKVHTKGMSPENKGWAIGNTPELACAHNSHAMPQARRRMDRNSGVSTGRFTGEAFHFVSFVPIDGRLFELDGLKPFPMDHGPWGEKEAWTDKFRRVMSDRLGITTGEQDIRFNLMAVVPDRRIAITHKLKMLRTNQTIVSAALEKLLKSEKKEGSASCAVASGSRTLGATLKKEPDETTPVKLSDEYSELLAIKEEKQPDQPSSSSSVSVSKELESFVSMNNSSDSVEIIGETELKQEREDPTPPSPPSSFIGAGTFSPKDLLSLLKNLESEITITEQHLCDENEKRERFKLDDCRRTHNYDEFICTFLSMLAHQGVLAELVSQDLIATRKPSMGGIQTSASRAISRSYKKAAATNGTSPKAPGSKRRRGRAKCRKRK, encoded by the coding sequence ATGCCGGTCGATATAAACCGGCTAACGGACGGTTGGCTGGAGCTGGAAAGTGATCCTGGTCTGTTCACCCTGTTGATGGAAGATTTTGGTGTAAAGGGCGTGCAGGTGGAGGAAATTTACGATCTGCAGAAGAATCTCGAGGGCCAAGTGTACGGATTCATCTTTCTGTTTCGTTGGATCGAGGAACGTAGGGCGCGTAGAAAGATCGTGGAAACGACGGACATCTACGTGAAGGATGAGGATGCAGTGAACAACATTTTCTTCGCCCAGCAGGTGGTTCCGAATAGCTGTGCCACGCACGCTCTGCTGTCGGTGCTGCTTAACTGTTCCGACATTGATCTTGGGCTAACGCTCAGTCGGTTAAAGGTACACACAAAGGGCATGAGCCCGGAAAATAAGGGCTGGGCGATTGGAAATACACCGGAGCTAGCCTGTGCACATAATTCGCATGCGATGCCCCAAGCCCGACGTAGAATGGATCGTAATTCGGGCGTAAGCACGGGTCGCTTTACTGGCGAAGCGTTCcactttgtttcgtttgttccaATCGATGGTCGATTGTTTGAGTTGGATGGCTTGAAACCATTTCCGATGGACCACGGACCGTGGGGAGAGAAAGAGGCGTGGACGGACAAGTTTCGTCGCGTGATGTCCGATCGGCTGGGAATCACAACCGGCGAACAGGATATTCGGTTCAATCTGATGGCGGTGGTACCGGATCGACGAATCGCCATCACGCACAAACTGAAAATGCTTCGTACGAACCAAACCATCGTATCGGCCGCACTGGAGAAATTGTTGAagtcagaaaaaaaggagggaTCGGCATCTTGCGCTGTGGCCAGCGGATCACGTACATTGGGAGCTACCTTGAAGAAGGAACCGGATGAAACGACTCCAGTAAAATTATCCGACGAGTACTCGGAATTATTGGCCATCAAGGAAGAGAAGCAACCAGACCaaccttcttcttcatcttccgtGTCGGTCTCGAAGGAGCTGGAATCGTTCGTGTCGATGAACAATTCTTCCGATTCGGTAGAAATTATCGGCGAAACGGAATTGAAGCAAGAACGAGAAGATCCTACCCCACCATCGCCTCCATCATCGTTTATCGGTGCCGGTACATTCTCACCGAAAGATTTGCTATCTCTGCTGAAAAACCTTGAGTCAGAAATCACCATTACCGAGCAGCATCTgtgtgatgaaaatgaaaaacgtgAACGGTTCAAGCTAGATGACTGTCGGCGAACACACAATTATGACGAGTTTATCTGCACGTTTCTTTCGATGTTGGCGCATCAGGGTGTACTGGCCGAGCTGGTCTCGCAGGATCTCATTGCAACGCGGAAGCCAAGCATGGGTGGCATTCAAACCAGCGCAAGCCGAGCGATCTCACGAAGTTACAAGAAAGCGGCGGCCACGAACGGAACGTCTCCGAAGGCGCCGGGTTCGAAACGGCGTCGGGGTAGAGCAAAGTGTCGCAAACGGAAGTAG